The nucleotide window GTAAGAATTCAAGGAGGTGTAAGTAAAAATGGCAAAGAAAGTTACAGCAACTGTTGAGCTAATGATTCCAGCTCAACAAGCAGCTCCATCTCCGCCTGTTGGACCTGCATTAGGACAACACGGCGTAAACATTATGGAGTTCGTAAAGAGTTTCAATGCCGCAACGGCAAATATGAAACCCGGTACTATAATTCCGGTAGTAATTACTATTTACTCTGATAGGTCTTTTACCTTTATCCTCAAAACTCCACCAGCATCTTATCTTTTAAAAGAAGCAGCAGGTATAAAAACTGGTTCCGGAGACCCAAAGAAAAATAAGGTTGGTAAAATTACTGTTGCACAGCTTAAAGAGATTGCTCAGATGAAGCTTAAAGACCTTAATACAGAAGATATAGAAATGGCTATGAGAACTATCGCAGGAACAGCTCGTAGTATGGGAATTGAAATAGAAGGATACAAGGGGTAGTAACCATGGCGAAAAGAGGAAAAAAATACTTAGAAGCTTTAAAGCTTGTAGACAGAGAAAAGGCTTATGATTTAAACGAATCTATTAGTAAGTTGAAAGAAGTTTCAAAAACTCTTCAAAGAAAGTTTGATGAAACTGTAGAATTTATAGCAAGGTTAGGGGTAGATCCAAAGTATGCAGACCAAATGGTAAGAGGTTCTGTAGTTTTACCCCATGGACTTGGTAAAGAGTTAAAAGTGTTAGTAATTGCTCAAGGAGAAAAGTTGAAGGAAGCTGAAGAAGCTGGATCAGATTACGTTGGTGGAGAAGATCTTATAAACAAGATAGCTAACGAAAACTGGATAGACTTTGATGTAGTAATAGCAACTCCTGATATGATGCCAAAAATGGCAAAGTTGGGTAAGATACTAGGTCCAAGAGGATTAATGCCTAACCCTAAAGTCGGAACTGTTACTACTGACGTGAAGAGAGCGGTAACAGAAGCTAAGAAAGGTAGAGTGGAGTTTAAGGTAGATAAAACAGGAAATGTCCATGTACCTGTTGGAAAAATATCTTTTGATGATCAAAAATTAAAAGAGAATATTTTAGCAGTCTTAGATGCGTTAATAAAAGCAAAACCGTCAGGGGCAAAAGGGCAATACTTGAAAAATGCTGTTATCAAAACAACTATGAGTCCATCAGTAAAGCTTGATTTGGCAGCATTACAAAAGTCTTTAGAAACTAAGGCTGCATAAGGAGAGGTAAAATGGCAACATTAGAAAGAAAATCTATTCAAAAGAAAGCAGAAATAGTCCAAGAGATTAAAGAGAAGATAGAGAGATCTCCTGTAGTGATCCTGTTAGATTTTAAGGGTATAGATGCAAACTCCATAACCGATTTTAGAAAACAGTTAAGAAAAAGCGGTGCCGAAATGAAAGTAATTAAAAATACTCTCCTTTATAGGGCTTGCAATGGCACCCAACTTTATGATAAAATAGATATCTTCAAAGAACAAACTGCTGTAATATTTGGTTACGAAGATGCTGTTGCTCCTGCAAAACTCTTAAAAGAGTTTTTAAAAGGAAAGGAAGAAGCTAAAGTAAAAGGTGGCTTGGTTGAAGGTGTTTATGCAGATCCACAAAAAATTGAATACCTTGCTTCACTACCAAGTAAAGAAGTACTTGTGGCTCAGCTATTGGCTGTTCTTCAAGCACCTATTACTAACTTTGTACGTGTACTTAATGCTTTACCACAAAAGACAGTTTTAGTTTTAGATGCAATTAGAAAAGAGAAAGAAAAACAATCTTAAAAAATTTTTAGATAGGAGGTTTTAATACTATGGCAACAATCACAAGAGAAGAGATTAAAGAAGCTATCAAGTCTATGACAGTTTTAGAGTTGGCACAACTTGTTAAAGATTTAGAAGAAGAGTTTGGTGTTTCTGCTGCTGCTATGGTTGCTGCTGCTCCAGCTGCTGCAGGTGGTGCTGCTGCTCCAGCTGCTGAGGAAAAAACTGAATTTGATGTTATCTTAGCAAATCCTGGAGCTAATAAAATTAACGTTATAAAAGTTGTTAGAGAAATCACTGGTCTTGGTTTAAAAGAAGCTAAAGACTTAGTAGACGGAGCTCCAAAACCAGTTAAAGAAGGAATTTCTAAAGAAGAAGCAGAACAAATTAAGAAAAAATTAGAAGAAGCTGGAGCTACTGTAGAAGTTAAATAATAAAGTTGAAATTACTTAATATTAATTCAACTTTTAAAGCAGTTTAAGGTAGGCTATCCCTTCAGGTGGTAGTCTACCTTTCTTTATTTTAAAACTAAATAAGGTGGTGTAAGGATGAGAGTAATAAAAAATCTAAAGTCAAACCCTTTTCGTAAAAGCTTATCTAAAAGAAAAGAAATTATATCACCTCCTGATTTACTTTCTGTAGTTAGAGAATCTTTTGAAAATTTTACACAATTCCATGTTAATCCTCTCAAAAGAGACCCAAATAAAGGAATAGAAAATCTGTTTAGGACTTCATTCCCATTTGTTGACCCAAATGGTCAGCTTGAAGTTAGATACGTAGGTTATGAAATTGGAGATTGGGAATGTGGTAAGTGTGGAAAATCTCTTCCGGAAGAAGTGTTAGGAGGTCCAGAAGTTGATTGTCCCCACTGTGGAAGTCCTTTAATATACAAAGAAAAACTAAGTGTAGATGAATGTAAATATAAAGGTTTAACATATAGTGCTCCTTTAAGAGTTTTACTTGAGTTAGTTATAAATCATATAGACCCAAAAACAGGAGAAGTTGTTCCAAAAACAATAAGAAAACAAAAACTTTATTTTGGTGAGCTGCCTCTCCTTACAGATTACGCTTACTTTATGATAAATGGTAGTGAAAGGGTAATAGTTTCTCAGTTGATTAGATCTTCTGGTATATTTTTCTCAGCAAAAGAGGATAAAACAAAAGATATTATAACAAGAATAATATACGAAGGTAGTATAATACCAGAAAAAGGTTCTAGAG belongs to Sulfurihydrogenibium subterraneum DSM 15120 and includes:
- the rplA gene encoding 50S ribosomal protein L1, with the protein product MAKRGKKYLEALKLVDREKAYDLNESISKLKEVSKTLQRKFDETVEFIARLGVDPKYADQMVRGSVVLPHGLGKELKVLVIAQGEKLKEAEEAGSDYVGGEDLINKIANENWIDFDVVIATPDMMPKMAKLGKILGPRGLMPNPKVGTVTTDVKRAVTEAKKGRVEFKVDKTGNVHVPVGKISFDDQKLKENILAVLDALIKAKPSGAKGQYLKNAVIKTTMSPSVKLDLAALQKSLETKAA
- the rplK gene encoding 50S ribosomal protein L11, whose amino-acid sequence is MAKKVTATVELMIPAQQAAPSPPVGPALGQHGVNIMEFVKSFNAATANMKPGTIIPVVITIYSDRSFTFILKTPPASYLLKEAAGIKTGSGDPKKNKVGKITVAQLKEIAQMKLKDLNTEDIEMAMRTIAGTARSMGIEIEGYKG
- the rplJ gene encoding 50S ribosomal protein L10, which translates into the protein MATLERKSIQKKAEIVQEIKEKIERSPVVILLDFKGIDANSITDFRKQLRKSGAEMKVIKNTLLYRACNGTQLYDKIDIFKEQTAVIFGYEDAVAPAKLLKEFLKGKEEAKVKGGLVEGVYADPQKIEYLASLPSKEVLVAQLLAVLQAPITNFVRVLNALPQKTVLVLDAIRKEKEKQS
- the rplL gene encoding 50S ribosomal protein L7/L12, whose product is MATITREEIKEAIKSMTVLELAQLVKDLEEEFGVSAAAMVAAAPAAAGGAAAPAAEEKTEFDVILANPGANKINVIKVVREITGLGLKEAKDLVDGAPKPVKEGISKEEAEQIKKKLEEAGATVEVK